TGGAATTGCTGTAGGAACAGTAAAAGATAACAATGATGTAGCTACTTATTTATCAAAATCCATGGCTGAAATGGGTGGATATATCGCCTTAGCCTTTGTTGCTGGTCAATTTGTAGCTTATTTCAACTGGTCTAACATCGGTACTATTTTAGCGGTATCCGGTGCAGAGTTTTTACAGACTATTAACTTAACTGGTATCCCTTTAATTATTATGTTTGTAATCGTAACAGGTTTTATCAATTTGTTCTTAGGTAGTGCTTCAGCAAAATGGGCTATTATGGCACCGGTTTTTGTTCCATTATTCATGCAACTTGGATATGCTCCAGAGTTTACTCAATTAGCATATCGGATTGGCGATTCAGTAACTAATATAATTTCCCCACTAATGCCCTATTTTGCAATAATTATCGCTTTCGCTGAAAAATATGATAAAAATGTGGGAATTGGAACTTTAATTTCTACAATGTTACCATATTCTATAGCTTTCCTTATAACTTGGACATTAATGTTGATAGTTTGGTTCTACCTCTTACTACCTATAGGTCCTGGGGGAAGTATCTTCCTATAATAATAAAAGCGCCGAAAGGCGCTTTTATATTATTATTTGATTTTTCATTACAAAGTTATAGAAGTCTTTATTGCCATTAGCTCCACAATATATCATAACTGGGATAAGTCCTACAAAAAAAGTAGCTATTATTATCAGAGTCATAAATACTGCTTTTCCTGTCATTCCCTTTTTATAATACCAGAAAACACTTTTGAAGAAAGCATTCCAATTCCATCCACTCTTACGTAAAACCTTCTTTTTACTCCTCATACTAGTCCCCCCCAAAAAAGATCCTATATCTATTATAACTACTAAAGTCCTATTTTACAAGAAAAAAGATTCGACAAGTTCCGACAAAAGTCCTAAAAAGTATCTTTTAAGGGGGACTCGGCCTTTTAATTTATAGTAATTATGTCCTGTACATTTACATTCTGTTCACTAACGCCTTTTTGCAAAATTTGTAAGAGAGGTTTAACTGTATCTAAAGATGTTAGTACTTTAACGGAGGCTTCTACTGCCCTACGGCGAATTCGAAAGCCATCCCGTCCACTGTCTTTCCCTTTTGTTGGTGTATTGATAACTAGATCAACCATTCCACTAGTTATAAAATCTAAAATATTAGGAATTCCTTCATTGATTTTTTTTATTTTTGTAACCTTAATACCATTCTTATTTAAGAACTCCGCTGTCCCTGCTGTTCCATAAATTTCAAAACCTAATTCTGTAAAATTTTTAGCTATCGGAAGAAATTCTTCTTTATCTTGATCTTTCAATGTTACTAAAATCCTCTTATTCTTAAAGGGAAACTCCATCCCTGCTGCCACTATACCTTTAAACATCCCTTCTTCAAAGGTTTTTCCAATACCCAAAACTTCCCCTGTAGACTTCATCTCAGGACCTAAACTCACTTCAGCCATAGGGAGCTTTTCTGTAGAAAATACCGGAACTTTGACAGTGAAGAAGTTCCTTTTAGGATAAATCCCAGTACCATACCCCATATCCTTTAATTTTTCCCCTAACATAACCCTAGTGGCTAATTTCACCACTGGGATATTAGTAACTTTACTAATATATGGTACCGTTCTGCTGGAGCGAGGATTTACTTCAATGACATATAATTCATTCATATATTCCACAAACTGAATATTGATCATTCCCAAAACTTGTAGTTCTTTTGCTATTTTAATTGTATAGTTAAGGATTTTCTCTTCCATTTCCTTTGAAATCCCACCATGGGGATATCTAGTAATACTATCTCCTGAATGTACCCCAGCCCTTTCTAAATGTTCCATAATTCCTGGTATTAAGATATTTTCTCCATCCCATATTCCATCTACTTCCAGTTCCTTGCCCAGTAGATACTGGTCAATCAGAACTGGATTTTTTTTGTCCCTATGAAATGCAGCTTGTAGGTATTTCTTTAGCTCTGATTGATTAGAGGCGATTTCCATCCCCTGTCCCCCTAATACATAAGAGGGCCGAACAAGTAAAGGATAACGGATTTTTTTAGCTTCCTCTAACCCTTCTTCAACACTCCATACCCCTTTTCCCATTGGTTTAGGAAGATTCAGCCTTTCCATCATTTGATCGAACTTTTTCCTGTCTTCAGCAATATCAATTTGTTCTGGTTGTGTTCCTAAAATAGGGATTCCCATCCCACCTAAAAAGTTCGCTAATTTTATCGCCGTTTGTCCCCCGAATTGAAGAATAACTCCATCGGGTCTTTCTTTTTCTATGATATTTAAAACATCTTCTTCTGTCAGAGGTTCAAAGTACAATTTATCGGCAATATTAAAATCTGTACTTACCGTTTCTGGATTATTATTGACCATTATTGTTTCAATACCCAGTTCTTTTAATGCTAAAACACTGTGTACACAACAGTAGTCAAATTCAATACCTTGTCCAATTCTGATGGGACCTGACCCGATGACCATCACCTTTTTCCTTTGGGAAACCTCAACTTCATCCTCTTCATCATATGTGGAATAATAGTAAGGAGATACAGCGACAAATTCACCACCACAGGTATCCACCATTTTATAAACCGGTGTTATTTTGTATTTTTTCCGTAAATTATAAATATCTTGGGGATTTACTCCCATTAACTGGGCGATTCCCTTATCAGAAAACCCTTTTTGTTTTAAAAGTTTAAGTTTATCTGGGAAAAGTTCTTCTAATTTTAGTTCCTTTAAACTCTCTTCTTCAAGGACAATATCTTTAATTTTTTCTAGAAAAAAGATATCTATTCCTGTAATTTCCGAGACTTTATCTACCCTGTAATTCCTTCTAAGAATTTCTGCTATGTGGAATATCCGTAGGTCATCGGGAGTTTTAATTCTTTCTTTAAGTTCTTCTATCGTCAACTCCTTTGAATTTCCCCTTTGGAGGGTATATTGTCCTATTTCAAGGGAGCGTATACCTTTTAAGAAAGCTCCTTCAAAGTTACTGCCAATTGCCATGATTTCTCCCGTTGCCATCATTTTTGTCCCTAAATTCCTACTAACACCTCTAAACTTCTCAAAGGGCCATTTAGGAATTTTTATAACTACGTAATCTAAGGTAGGTTCGAAACAAGCATAAGTTTTACCAGTGACGTCATTAAGTATTTCATCTAATCTATATCCTAAAGCAATTTTAGCTGCTACCTTAGCGATAGGATATCCCGTCGCTTTAGAAGCTAAGGCTGAAGAACGGCTTATCCTAGGATTGATCTCTATTACAACATATTCACTCTTTTGGGGATGTAAAGCAAATTGAACATTACATCCACCTACTACCCCGATTGTATTGATAATATCTATAGCTGCACTTCTTAACATTTGATACTCTTTATCTGACAAGGTTTGGGAAGGAGCTACTACTATACTATCTCCGGTATGGACACCGACAGGATCGATATTTTCCATATTACATACAGTGATACAATTTCCATCTCCATCCCTAATCACTTCATATTCAATTTCCTTCCATCCTTTTATGGACCTTTCTATCAAAACTTGCCCTACTCTACTTAACTGTAATCCTTGGGCTAAAATTTCCTTTAGACTTTCTCTATTTTCTGCTATTCCTCCCCCAGTTCCTCCTAGGGTATAGGCTGGGCGAACAACTACAGGATAGCCAATGGAATCTGCAAATTCCAAACCTTCCTGTATGTCTTTGACAATCTTCCCTTCAACCACCGGTTGGTTAATTTTCTCCATCAGCCCTTGAAATTTTTCCCGATCTTCACCATCTTTAATAGATTGGATAGGAGTGCCAATTACCCGGACATTGTGTTTTTCTAAAATCCCTTTATCATGGAGTTCTACAACTAGATTTAAACCTGTTTGCCCTCCCATTGCCCCTAAAAGGGAATCTGGTTTTTCCTTTTCGATAACTTTTTCCACAAAGGCTGGGGTAAGGGGTTCAATATATACTTTATCTGCTATCTCTTTATCTGTCATAATAGTGGCTGGGTTGCTATTGATTAGGACAACTTCTACTCCCTCTTCCTTTAAAGCTCTACAAGCTTGGGCTCCTCCATAATCAAATTCTGCCCCTTGCCCAATAATGATAGGTCCTGATCCTATTACCAATACTTTCTTTATGCTGTAATCCCTTGGCATTTTTTCCACTCCTTTGTCATTTGGATAAATTGGTCAAAGAGGTAAGCATTTTCCTGTGGCCCCGGTGAAGCTTCAGGGTGAAATTGCACACTAAAAATCGGAAGAAATTTGTGTCTTATCCCTTCTATAGTCTGATCATTTAAATTAATATGGCTCACTAAGACATCTGGGGGGAGGCTGTCCTTTTTAACTACATAACCGTGATTTTGTGAGGTTATACCAATTTTATTTGTAAGTAGATTTTTAACAGGATGATTACAACCCCGATGTCCAAATTTCAACTTTTCCGTATCTCCCCCTAAACTCAAGGCTAACAATTGATGTCCAAGGCAAATTCCAAATATGGGCTTTTTCCCTATAAGTCCTTTAATTGTCTTTAATATTTCCGGTAGATCTTTAGGATCTCCAGGACCATTAGAGAGTAATATACCATCGGGATTAGAATTTAAAATTTCTTCAGCCTTTGAAAAGGCGGGGAAAACGGTAATACTACAACCCCTTTCAGTTAATGTGGATAGTATCGATTTTTTTACACCAAAATCCAACACTGCAATATGCTGCCCGTTTCCTGGGATATTATAGATTTCCTTTGTTGTCACCTGTTCAACTACATTAGTATTTTGAAAGGAATTAAATTTATTTTTTATTTGAGCTGGTGTTAAATCTCTGACTGTGATAATTCCCTTCATAGTACCATAACTACGGATAATTCTAGTAACAGCCCTTGTATCAATTCCTTCAATGGCCATAATACTATGTTGTTTTAGAAAACCTTCTAACTCCATTTCACATGCCCAATGGTTAGGTTTGTTGGCCTTTTCTTTAACAATAAAGCCCTTTACCTTGGGAGAAGATGATTCCATATCATTTAAATTGATACCATAGTTACCTATTAAAGGGTAAGTCATTGTTACAATTTGTCCAGTATAGGAGGGGTCTGTCAATACCTCTTGATAACCGGTCATCCCTGTATTGAATACCACTTCTCCCACCGTTTCTTTTATTGATCCAAATCCTTTACCATAAAAAATAGCTCCATTTTCTAAGATCAATGCTGCTTTCATTTTTTCACCCTTTCTTTAAGTTTTACCTTTAAACCCTTTAATTTAGCCCCATAAAAAAAGAGCAATAGCAAGAAGACTGAATAATCTTCTTTCCATTGCTCTTATTACATCTATTAATTGTAGGCATAGCAAATAAAAGTAGTTTAACATCGTCATTCTCCTTTCTGGCCTCACGGGACCAATTTAAAGGGTATCGGCGTTTTTAATATAGTAGCATAGGTAAAAAATGTTGTCAATATCGATTTATTGGTTTTATTTATCTTTTATTGGTATTTGAATCACATTTCTAGGTGGAAGTTCCCTAGGGACTAGAGTAACATATCTTTGCAAGGCTTGAGGGAGTTTCACTTCTCTCTTTTCATCCCCTAGGTTAAAGATAAAGAGTTCTTTTCCCTGTTCAGTTTTAACTTCTATATAAACCAAGGAGTCTATTACTATTTCTAAAATCTTTGCATTTTTATATTTAAAAGTCGATAAGTATAGGTCTAGCTGTGTTTCATCGTATTCTCCGATGTTGTCAGAGGTGAAGATCAAGCCCCCTAGAAGGATGTTTAAATATAGTAAAACCTTTCTTTCATTTAATGTCATTTTTTGATTTCCTTCTCTGATTATAAAGACATCGGGGTCATTTTTAAAAACCCTGTTGTTAAGCCATCTTCTCCATAAGGTATTTTGTAGGGAGTTTATAGTAGATATCCTTTCTTTATAGTGGATAGCTTTTAAAAATCTATCTTCCCAGGTTAACCCTACATCTGGTCCTATTCGACAATAATCCACTAAATTATAGGAAGAAGATAGGGGAACGCCACAACCTAGAAGTAATTTATCTTTACCACACTCCCTTAAAAATTCCATGGCATCTTGCATCATTTCCCCCTTTGTTTTCCCTTTATATTTTAATAGTGTTACTGCATAGAGGAAATCTAATTTAACCATATCGTAATTCCATTTGTGGAAAACCGTGGAAAATACTTCCCTTAAATATTCCTGAACTTGAGGGTTATAAAAATCTAGGGCGTAGAAAAAGCCTCCCCAAAGGGGGTTAAAACCAGCGACTATTGGCTTTCCTTTTCTATCTTTAGCGACCCAATTATAATGTTTTTGGTAGATTCTAGATTTTTTATTACAAACAAAGGGGGCTATCCAAATACCAGCCTTATAACCTTTTTCTGCGATTTTATCCCTGATGTATTTCATGCCATTGGGAAATTTATCATTAACTTCAAGCCAATCCCCTACCTGTTGTTGGTAACCATCATCTATTTGAAAAATATCAATAGGAACTTTCCCTTTAGAGAAATTTTCTAGATTCTCTAAAATTATTTTTTCTGAGATAGATGTATAGTAATTATACCAACTGGTCCAACCAAAGACCCTTTCTCCTCCCTTTAAAGGATACCCTAAAATATTAAAATAATTAGAGAATACCTCTTCTTCCTTGCCTTCTAAAATAGTAAACTTTAAAGTCAAAATTCCAGAACCTTTAGTTAAACCACAAGCATCTTTGGAAATTCGGATTTTATTTTCTTTAGGGTAATAACTAATTTTGATATAGCCATCCCTTTCCTGTAATCCTCCAAAAAATAGGTAGTTATTCTCCTTTCTCAGATAAGAGTAAGACCAACTATTTAAAGAATTTTTATAATCTGTAAACCGATAATCTCCATAACTTCCTAATAAAAAGTTAAATAAAGGATTTAGGGAAGGATTTTTGTCATAAATACTCCATTCCCTTGTTTCAGTCCAGGTTTGCCAACCATTTAATAAAACTCTATCTTCTTTAGAAAAAGAGTGGGGAATTTCTACATAAAAATCTAAAAGGGTAAATTCTTCATTAAAGGTCAATAGGGCACAGTATTCTTGTAGATCTTTGTCCCCTTTAGTAAAACTCAAACGGAGGATATCAGTGGTAATCCTTTGTCCTAACGATAATTTTTCCCTTTTTACCCTATCTGTATAACGATATACTAAATTTAACTCCATTTTCCTCCCCCCTATTTTAATGGCTCTATTAAAAAGGCCACTTTATACCGTGTATTTTTATGGAGTTTATACTCTTGGTGTAATGCTGCCATACCAGGGAGATCTCCACCAACTCCCCTCTGTTTATGGTCAATATTCAAGGTGATATTAGCTGAAAACTTCAGTTTATGGATGTGGGTAGCTTTTTCCAAGTCTTCTAAGGTAAAAGGCCATCCACTAAAATTTAGGAATTCCCCTGTTTTATCCCAGATTTTAAATCCCTGTCCCCTTTCATCAAAAACCTCTAACCAGCGGACCTCTGTTCTATTGCCATTTTCTTGAGGTCGCATATACAAATGGTATAGCCCGGTTATATCCCCTATATGGACCCCTGTCTTTGCTCCGTGATTTCTATCAATATAATTTTCATGGGGACCT
The sequence above is drawn from the Anaerobranca gottschalkii DSM 13577 genome and encodes:
- the carB gene encoding carbamoyl-phosphate synthase large subunit, which translates into the protein MPRDYSIKKVLVIGSGPIIIGQGAEFDYGGAQACRALKEEGVEVVLINSNPATIMTDKEIADKVYIEPLTPAFVEKVIEKEKPDSLLGAMGGQTGLNLVVELHDKGILEKHNVRVIGTPIQSIKDGEDREKFQGLMEKINQPVVEGKIVKDIQEGLEFADSIGYPVVVRPAYTLGGTGGGIAENRESLKEILAQGLQLSRVGQVLIERSIKGWKEIEYEVIRDGDGNCITVCNMENIDPVGVHTGDSIVVAPSQTLSDKEYQMLRSAAIDIINTIGVVGGCNVQFALHPQKSEYVVIEINPRISRSSALASKATGYPIAKVAAKIALGYRLDEILNDVTGKTYACFEPTLDYVVIKIPKWPFEKFRGVSRNLGTKMMATGEIMAIGSNFEGAFLKGIRSLEIGQYTLQRGNSKELTIEELKERIKTPDDLRIFHIAEILRRNYRVDKVSEITGIDIFFLEKIKDIVLEEESLKELKLEELFPDKLKLLKQKGFSDKGIAQLMGVNPQDIYNLRKKYKITPVYKMVDTCGGEFVAVSPYYYSTYDEEDEVEVSQRKKVMVIGSGPIRIGQGIEFDYCCVHSVLALKELGIETIMVNNNPETVSTDFNIADKLYFEPLTEEDVLNIIEKERPDGVILQFGGQTAIKLANFLGGMGIPILGTQPEQIDIAEDRKKFDQMMERLNLPKPMGKGVWSVEEGLEEAKKIRYPLLVRPSYVLGGQGMEIASNQSELKKYLQAAFHRDKKNPVLIDQYLLGKELEVDGIWDGENILIPGIMEHLERAGVHSGDSITRYPHGGISKEMEEKILNYTIKIAKELQVLGMINIQFVEYMNELYVIEVNPRSSRTVPYISKVTNIPVVKLATRVMLGEKLKDMGYGTGIYPKRNFFTVKVPVFSTEKLPMAEVSLGPEMKSTGEVLGIGKTFEEGMFKGIVAAGMEFPFKNKRILVTLKDQDKEEFLPIAKNFTELGFEIYGTAGTAEFLNKNGIKVTKIKKINEGIPNILDFITSGMVDLVINTPTKGKDSGRDGFRIRRRAVEASVKVLTSLDTVKPLLQILQKGVSEQNVNVQDIITIN
- a CDS encoding carbamoyl phosphate synthase small subunit — translated: MKAALILENGAIFYGKGFGSIKETVGEVVFNTGMTGYQEVLTDPSYTGQIVTMTYPLIGNYGINLNDMESSSPKVKGFIVKEKANKPNHWACEMELEGFLKQHSIMAIEGIDTRAVTRIIRSYGTMKGIITVRDLTPAQIKNKFNSFQNTNVVEQVTTKEIYNIPGNGQHIAVLDFGVKKSILSTLTERGCSITVFPAFSKAEEILNSNPDGILLSNGPGDPKDLPEILKTIKGLIGKKPIFGICLGHQLLALSLGGDTEKLKFGHRGCNHPVKNLLTNKIGITSQNHGYVVKKDSLPPDVLVSHINLNDQTIEGIRHKFLPIFSVQFHPEASPGPQENAYLFDQFIQMTKEWKKCQGITA
- a CDS encoding glycoside hydrolase family 36 protein, producing the protein MELNLVYRYTDRVKREKLSLGQRITTDILRLSFTKGDKDLQEYCALLTFNEEFTLLDFYVEIPHSFSKEDRVLLNGWQTWTETREWSIYDKNPSLNPLFNFLLGSYGDYRFTDYKNSLNSWSYSYLRKENNYLFFGGLQERDGYIKISYYPKENKIRISKDACGLTKGSGILTLKFTILEGKEEEVFSNYFNILGYPLKGGERVFGWTSWYNYYTSISEKIILENLENFSKGKVPIDIFQIDDGYQQQVGDWLEVNDKFPNGMKYIRDKIAEKGYKAGIWIAPFVCNKKSRIYQKHYNWVAKDRKGKPIVAGFNPLWGGFFYALDFYNPQVQEYLREVFSTVFHKWNYDMVKLDFLYAVTLLKYKGKTKGEMMQDAMEFLRECGKDKLLLGCGVPLSSSYNLVDYCRIGPDVGLTWEDRFLKAIHYKERISTINSLQNTLWRRWLNNRVFKNDPDVFIIREGNQKMTLNERKVLLYLNILLGGLIFTSDNIGEYDETQLDLYLSTFKYKNAKILEIVIDSLVYIEVKTEQGKELFIFNLGDEKREVKLPQALQRYVTLVPRELPPRNVIQIPIKDK